A region from the Corylus avellana chromosome ca7, CavTom2PMs-1.0 genome encodes:
- the LOC132188657 gene encoding L-type lectin-domain containing receptor kinase S.4-like gives MAERLLLFWVFLVFSNGAKSQLDELFFKGFKGGAASNISLNGASEIEDSGILRLTNETQRVLGHAFYSRPIQFKNSTNGKAFSFSTAFAFAIVNQNPTFGGHGLAFTISRTKELPGALPNQYLGLRNASDVRNSSDHHMFAVEFDTVLDLELDDINGNHVGIDINSLVSNKSVPAAYFDDKNSKHDLDLNSGQVIQAWIEYDSSSNRLDVKLSPSSVKPISTLLSFEVDLSAILEESMYIGFSASTGLLASSHFIMGWSFKMNGEAKSLHLNELPSLPGPKGDQTALKIGVSVSASAVIILVIGLSFYLVRKIKNSDVIEPWELDVGPHRFSHEELKKATRGFRDKELLGFGGFGRVYKGTLPNSNTQVAVKQISHESKQGVREFASEITSIGRLRHRNLVQLLGWCRQRGDLLLVYDFMPNGSLDNYLFDEPKTILSWEQRFKIIKGVASGILYLHEGWEQTVIHRDIKAANVLLDSELNGRLGDFGLAKLYDHGSNPNTTRVVGTLGYLAPELTRTGKSTTSSDVFAFGALLLEVVCGRRPIEPKALPEELMLVEWVWEKWRAGSILEVVDARLGGEFNKVEAVVVLKLGLMCSNNAPKARPTMRQAVSYLEGELALPDAVEAPDAYDGKKGGAAASEYVDSYTTSSSAGDDRDVDLESGYSSSLLSIPR, from the coding sequence ATGGCAGAAAGACTCTTACTTTTCTGGGTTTTCTTGGTTTTCTCTAATGGGGCAAAGTCTCAGCTTGACGAACTATTCTTTAAGGGTTTCAAAGGTGGTGCAGCCAGCAACATAAGCTTAAACGGCGCTTCAGAGATCGAAGACAGTGGCATACTTCGGCTAACAAACGAAACGCAGCGAGTTCTGGGCCACGCGTTTTACTCGCGGCCAATCCAGTTCAAGAACTCCACCAATGGCAAAGCTTTTTCCTTCTCCACCGCCTTTGCTTTCGCCATAGTCAATCAGAATCCTACTTTTGGCGGCCATGGCCTCGCCTTCACAATCTCTCGCACGAAAGAGCTTCCTGGGGCTCTCCCCAACCAGTACCTTGGCCTACGCAACGCCAGTGATGTCCGCAACTCGTCTGACCACCACATGTTTGCTGTGGAGTTTGACACCGTCCTGGACTTGGAGCTCGACGACATCAATGGCAACCATGTTGGCATTGACATCAATAGCTTAGTGTCAAACAAATCTGTTCCGGCCGCGTATTTTGATGACAAGAATTCCAAGCATGATCTTGATTTGAACAGTGGTCAGGTAATTCAGGCATGGATAGAATATGATTCGTCAAGTAATCGGTTGGATGTAAAGCTTTCGCCTTCCTCTGTTAAACCAATTTCTACACTTTTGTCCTTCGAAGTGGACCTCTCAGCAATTCTTGAAGAATCCATGTACATTGGGTTCTCTGCTTCAACTGGTTTGCTCGCCAGCTCGCACTTTATAATGGGCTGGAGCTTTAAGATGAATGGGGAAGCTAAATCTCTCCATTTAAACGAACTCCCTTCACTCCCTGGGCCTAAAGGAGATCAAACAGCCCTCAAAATTGGTGTTTCAGTTTCAGCCTCTGCGGTTATAATTTTGGTAATTGGTTTGTCTTTTTACCTCGTTAGAAAAATCAAGAACTCTGATGTGATTGAGCCCTGGGAGCTTGATGTTGGTCCGCACAGATTTTCTCACGAAGAGCTCAAGAAAGCAACACGGGGTTTCAGAGACAAAGAGCTCCTTGGGTTCGGTGGGTTCGGTCGAGTTTATAAAGGAACTCTGCCAAATTCGAACACCCAAGTCGCGGTTAAGCAAATTTCACATGAATCAAAGCAGGGTGTGCGAGAATTCGCGTCGGAGATTACCAGTATTGGTCGTCTTCGTCATAGAAATTTGGTTCAGTTGTTAGGATGGTGTCGGCAGCGAGGCGATCTTTTACTTGTTTATGATTTTATGCCTAATGGGAGCTTGGACAATTATCTGTTTGATGAGCCTAAAACAATTCTGAGCTGGGAGCAAAGGTTCAAGATCATCAAAGGTGTGGCTTCAGGGATTTTGTATTTACATGAAGGGTGGGAACAAACTGTGATTCACAGAGACATCAAGGCAGCGAATGTTTTATTAGATTCTGAGCTAAACGGACGGCTTGGTGACTTTGGCCTTGCTAAACTATACGATCACGGCTCCAATCCAAACACCACCAGGGTTGTGGGCACGCTGGGTTATCTAGCGCCGGAGCTGACACGCACAGGCAAGTCTACAACCAGCTCAGATGTTTTTGCATTCGGTGCTTTGCTGCTTGAAGTGGTATGCGGGAGAAGACCCATTGAGCCTAAAGCATTGCCGGAGGAGCTCATGTTGGTGGAATGGGTGTGGGAGAAGTGGAGAGCAGGCTCAATTCTTGAGGTTGTAGACGCCAGGTTGGGCGGTGAGTTCAATAAGGTTGAGGCTGTTGTGGTGCTCAAACTAGGCTTGATGTGTTCCAACAATGCGCCCAAGGCACGCCCCACCATGAGGCAGGCGGTGAGCTACTTGGAAGGGGAGTTGGCTCTGCCTGATGCAGTGGAAGCCCCGGATGCATATGATGGAAAAAAGGGCGGCGCTGCGGCTTCAGAATATGTGGATTCTTATACAACATCTTCATCGGCCGGGGATGATAGGGATGTTGATCTTGAATCTGGTTATTCTAGCTCACTTCTTTCAATTCCTCGATAG
- the LOC132186576 gene encoding L-type lectin-domain containing receptor kinase S.4-like — translation MAETLTSLCVFLLLLYPVKPQGDARPLLEEFGGGFSAAGNNMSLDGVAGVDNNGVLRVTDFSAMALGHGFYSHPIQFKNSSGEVMSFSTSFAFAIIPQPGIQGGDGMAFAISPVKGIPGGDSGSYLGLFNATNNGNSSNHILAVEFDTYKNVQYGEPDGNHVAIDINSISSIKSTPVMQFKGNDTTGTPLNLTSGQVIQAWIDYNSPTNQLDIRLSTDSAKPSSVLLSSKVILSEILNESMYIGFSAATGLAASSHCILGWSFNVNGDAKSLDLSQLPKLQLPTTATGNKKNRGGLIVGVSVSCALAVILLTALSFYIVRRKKMADVVEEWEHDIGPHRFPYEELNKATKGFNEKELIGSGGFGRVYRGILPNSDTQVAVKRISQHSKQGLQAFISEVSTIGRLRHRNLVQLLGWCRREADLLLVYEFMPNGSLDNHLFDEPKSVLSWEQRFKIIKGLASGLLYLHEEWEKAIVHRDIKAGNVLLDSEFNARLSDFGLAKLYEHGSNPSTTRVVGTLGYMAPELMRTSKPTTRSDVYAFGALLLEVVCGRRPINPTASSDSEELMLLVDCVWEKWAAGAVLDVVDPRMEGKFDEDEAVLVLKLGLICSNDEAEARPTMRLVVRYLEGELALQEEVAMPNKRKSGARGTVEIEDYTQSIPTTSSVYDVYGR, via the coding sequence ATGGCAGAAACACTCACCTCTCTCTGTGTTTTCCTTCTACTCCTATATCCTGTAAAGCCTCAAGGCGATGCTAGGCCCTTGTTGGAAGAGTTCGGCGGCGGGTTCAGTGCTGCTGGCAACAACATGAGCTTAGACGGCGTTGCAGGGGTTGACAACAATGGCGTACTTCGGGTAACAGACTTCTCGGCCATGGCACTGGGCCACGGGTTTTATTCACACCCAATCCAATTCAAGAACTCCAGCGGCGAAGTCATGTCCTTCTCCACCTCCTTCGCTTTCGCTATAATTCCCCAGCCTGGGATACAAGGCGGCGACGGCATGGCTTTCGCAATCTCTCCCGTAAAAGGGATTCCTGGGGGTGATTCAGGCTCTTATCTTGGCCTCTTCAACGCCACCAACAATGGGAACTCCTCCAACCACATATTAGCGGTCGAATTCGATACTTACAAGAACGTTCAGTACGGTGAACCCGATGGCAACCATGTTGCTATCGACATCAATAGCATCTCATCCATCAAATCTACTCCGGTCATGCAATTTAAGGGTAATGATACGACCGGTACCCCCCTTAATTTGACGAGTGGTCAGGTAATTCAGGCATGGATCGATTATAATTCGCCAACAAATCAATTAGATATCAGGCTTTCCACCGACTCTGCTAAACCCAGTTCTGTACTTTTGTCCTCTAAAGTTATCCTCTCAGAAATTCTTAACGAATCCATGTACATCGGGTTTTCTGCTGCTACTGGTTTAGCAGCGAGCTCGCATTGTATCCTGGGTTGGAGCTTCAACGTGAATGGAGACGCCAAATCTCTCGATTTATCTCAACTTCCTAAGCTCCAGCTCCCCACTACTGCCACTGGGAACAAAAAGAATCGTGGAGGCCTAATTGTTGGCGTCTCTGTTTCATGTGCTCTGGCTGTGATTTTGCTTACTGCTTTGTCGTTTTACATCGTCAGGAGGAAAAAGATGGCTGATGTGGTTGAGGAGTGGGAGCATGATATTGGTCCGCATAGATTTCCTTACGAGGAGCTGAATAAAGCAACAAAAGGTTTCAATGAGAAAGAGCTAATTGGATCTGGTGGATTCGGTCGAGTTTACAGAGGAATTCTGCCAAACTCAGACACCCAAGTCGCAGTCAAGCGTATTTCCCAACATTCAAAACAAGGTTTGCAAGCGTTTATATCGGAGGTTTCTACTATTGGGCGTCTTCGGCATAGAAATTTGGTTCAATTATTGGGTTGGTGCCGTCGGGAAGCTGATCTACTACTTGTGTATGAATTCATGCCTAATGGAAGTTTGGACAATCACCTGTTTGATGAGCCCAAATCAGTCCTGAGCTGGGAACAAAGGTTCAAGATCATCAAAGGATTGGCTTCAGGGCTTCTATACTTACACGAGGAGTGGGAAAAAGCTATAGTTCACAGAGACATCAAGGCCGGAAATGTTTTGTTGGATTCTGAGTTTAATGCAAGGCTGAGCGATTTCGGTCTTGCGAAGCTATACGAGCACGGCTCTAATCCAAGCACCACCAGGGTGGTGGGTACGCTGGGTTACATGGCACCTGAGCTGATGCGCACAAGCAAGCCGACGACCAGGTCGGATGTGTATGCTTTCGGCGCTTTGTTGCTGGAAGTGGTATGCGGTAGAAGACCCATTAATCCTACAGCATCGTCTGACTCTGAGGAGCTGATGCTGCTGGTGGACTGTGTTTGGGAGAAGTGGGCTGCAGGAGCAGTGCTTGATGTTGTAGACCCGAGGATGGAGGGGAAGTTTGACGAGGATGAGGCGGTTTTGGTGCTCAAACTGGGCTTGATTTGTTCAAATGATGAAGCCGAGGCACGCCCGACGATGAGGCTGGTGGTGCGGTACTTGGAGGGCGAGCTGGCGCTGCAGGAAGAGGTGGCAATGCCAAATAAGAGAAAAAGTGGTGCTCGTGGTACTGTTGAGATTGAGGACTATACGCAATCCATTCCGACTACGTCGTCCGTGTATGACGTTTATGGTAGGTAG
- the LOC132186574 gene encoding L-type lectin-domain containing receptor kinase S.4-like: MAEKLTYLCFFLLLLYRVKPQDDARPLLDEFSGGFSAAGNNMSLDGVAGVDNNGVLRVTDFSANSLGHGFYSNPIQFKNSSGEVMSFSTSFAFAIIPQPGIQGGDGMAFAISPVKGIPGGDSGSYIGLFNATNNGNSSNHILAVEFDTFNNVQYGEPDGNHIAIDINSISSTKSTPVMQFKGNDTNGIPLNLTSGQVIQAWIDYNSPTNQLDIRLSTDSAKPTSVLLSSKVNLSEILNESMYIGFSAATGLAASSHCILGWSFNVNGDAKSLNLAQLPKLQLPTTASTGTKKNRRGLIVGVSVSCALAVILLTASSFYVVRRKKMADVVEDWEHDIVPHRLPYEELNKATRGFKEKELIGSGGFGRVYKGILPNSGTQVAVKRISQHSKQGLQEFVSEVASIGRLRHRNLVQLVGWCRRQSDLLLVYDFMPNGSLDKYLFDEQPKTILSWEQRFRIIKGVASGLLYLHEEWEQVVVHRDIKAGNVLLDSEFNARLSDFGLAKLYEHGSNPSTTRVVGTLGYMAPELTRTSKPTTRSDVFAFGALLLEVVCGRRPINPTASSEELILLVDCVWENWTVGAVLDVVDPRMEGKFDEDEALLVLKLGLICSNYEAEARPTMRLVVRYLEGELALQEEVVVPNKRKGDGVGLTVEFEDYSQSIPTTSSVYDVYGRSAVGR, translated from the coding sequence ATGGCAGAAAAACTCACCTATCTCTGCTTTTTTCTTCTACTCTTATATCGTGTAAAGCCTCAAGACGATGCTAGGCCCTTGTTAGACGAGTTCAGCGGCGGGTTCAGTGCCGCAGGCAACAACATGAGCTTAGACGGCGTTGCAGGGGTTGACAACAATGGCGTACTTCGGGTAACAGACTTCTCGGCCAATTCACTCGGCCACGGGTTTTATTCAAACCCAATCCAATTCAAGAACTCCAGCGGCGAAGTCATGTCCTTCTCCACCTCATTCGCTTTCGCTATAATCCCGCAGCCTGGGATACAAGGCGGCGACGGTATGGCTTTCGCAATATCTCCCGTGAAAGGGATTCCTGGGGGTGATTCAGGCTCTTATATTGGCCTCTTCAACGCCACCAACAATGGGAACTCCTCGAACCACATATTAGCGGTCGAATTCGACACTTTCAATAACGTTCAGTACGGTGAACCCGATGGCAACCATATTGCAATCGACATCAATAGCATCTCATCGACCAAATCTACTCCGGTCATGCAATTTAAGGGTAATGATACGAACGGTATCCCCCTTAATTTGACGAGTGGTCAGGTAATTCAGGCATGGATCGATTATAATTCGCCAACAAATCAATTAGATATCAGGCTTTCGACGGACTCTGCTAAACCCACTTCTGTACTTTTGTCCTCTAAAGTGAACCTCTCAGAAATTCTTAATGAATCCATGTACATCGGGTTTTCTGCTGCTACCGGTTTAGCAGCGAGCTCGCATTGTATCCTGGGTTGGAGCTTCAACGTGAATGGAGACGctaaatctctcaatttagctCAACTTCCTAAGCTCCAGCTCCCCACTACTGCCAGTACTGGGACCAAAAAGAATCGTAGAGGCCTAATTGTTGGCGTCTCTGTTTCATGTGCTTTGGCTGTGATTTTGCTTACTGCTTCGTCGTTTTACGTCGTCAGGAGGAAAAAGATGGCTGATGTGGTTGAGGACTGGGAGCATGATATTGTTCCACATAGACTTCCTTACGAGGAGCTGAATAAAGCAACAAGGGGTTTCAAAGAGAAAGAGCTAATTGGATCTGGTGGATTCGGTCGAGTTTACAAAGGAATTCTGCCAAACTCAGGCACCCAAGTTGCTGTCAAGCGTATTTCCCAACATTCAAAACAAGGTTTGCAAGAATTCGTGTCGGAGGTTGCTAGTATTGGCCGTCTTCGTCATAGAAATTTGGTTCAATTGGTGGGCTGGTGTCGTCGGCAAAGTGATCTACTACTTGTGTATGATTTCATGCCGAATGGAAGCTTGGACAAGTACCTATTTGATGAGCAGCCTAAGACAATCCTGAGCTGGGAGCAAAGGTTCAGGATCATCAAAGGTGTGGCTTCTGGGCTTTTATATTTACACGAGGAGTGGGAACAAGTTGTAGTTCACAGAGACATCAAGGCCGGAAATGTGTTATTGGATTCTGAGTTTAATGCAAGGCTGAGCGATTTCGGTCTTGCGAAGCTATACGAGCACGGCTCCAATCCAAGCACCACCAGGGTGGTGGGGACGCTGGGGTATATGGCACCTGAGCTCACTCGCACAAGCAAGCCGACGACCAGGTCGGACGTCTTTGCCTTCGGCGCTTTGTTGCTGGAAGTGGTATGCGGTAGAAGACCCATTAATCCTACAGCATCGTCTGAGGAGCTGATTCTGCTGGTGGACTGTGTTTGGGAGAATTGGACGGTAGGAGCAGTGCTTGATGTAGTAGACCCAAGGATGGAGGGAAAGTTTGATGAGGATGAGGCTCTTTTGGTCCTCAAACTGGGCTTGATTTGTTCAAATTATGAGGCCGAGGCACGCCCGACGATGAGGCTGGTGGTGAGGTATTTGGAGGGCGAGCTGGCGCTGCAGGAGGAGGTGGTGGTTCCCAATAAGAGAAAAGGTGATGGTGTTGGTCTTACTGTAGAGTTTGAGGACTATTCGCAGTCCATTCCGACTACGTCGTCCGTGTATGACGTTTATGGTAGGTCGGCCGTAGGCCGATAG